TGAACTGGATGCTGGTACTTGTTTGTCTTTTATTGATGATTCTGTGGTTAAATTTCCGGGTCAATGAGCTGGAAAAGAGCAGTAAAGCCATGGGATACTCTTTCCAGAGTCTGCTGGATAAGATCGTAAAATTACGTAAGCGGGCGGAGAGGATAGAGGATGAAGTGAATATCCCCCGTCCCGAAGAAAATATAGGGGCAGGTTGGGATAGCTGAATAAATGACGACGGCAAGCTGAAAATGAAAAAGAATGTAGGACGTCCCAATACTTTCACCAATACTTTCCCAATACTTTCCAAATACTTTCAGAAATTTATCAAAGTTTACACCATGAAAAAGAAAAATACGGGCTGAATCCGTTGCCATAATGAAATTGGATTTTTCACGGCGCATTTGCTAACATTCGAGCGTTAAAATTTGTTCCAAAGGAGATTTGGCATGGAAGTTAATTTACTTAAGGAAGCAAAGAAAGAAGAAAAAAATGTTGTTAAGTTCCTGAGGGATCTGGTCGCCATTCCCGGTGAATCCTGCGGTGAGGAAAAAGTCATTGAGAGGATACGCAAGGAGATGCTCAAGACGGGTTTTGACAGCGTCAGAATAGACGGTATGGGAAACATCCTCGGCAAAATCGGCCGCGGCAAACACATCATCGCCATGGACGCGCACATAGATACCGTCGGCGTAGGCGACATCAAACAGTGGAAATGGGACCCCTACAAAGGCAAACTTGAAAAAGGCATAATTTACGGGCGGGGCGCGGTGGACCAGCTCGCCGGAATGGCGGGCATGGTTTACGGGGTGAAGCTCCTCAAAAAATTCAATCTCATGGATGATTTCACCCTTTACGTCGTCGGCAGCGTTCAGGAAGAGGATTGCGACGGCCTCTGCTGGCAGTACATAGTGAAAGAAGACAAACTGAAACCCGAATGCGTTATTATCACCGAGCCCACAAATCTTGACCTGTACATAGGACAGAGGGGGAGAATGGAGATAGGCGTGACGACAAAAGGCAAGGCCGCGCACGGCTCCATGCCGGATCGGGGAATAAACGCCATCTACAAGATGAGCGGTATTATAAAAGAGATAGAAAAGCTCAACGACAGGCTGAAGAAGGACGCTTTCCTCGGGAAGGGCACCGTTGTCGTCAGTTATGTTACCTGCAAAACGCCGTCAATGTGCGCCGTGCCCGATGAATGTTATATTCAGCTCGACAGGCGTCTGACTACGGGCGAAACAAAAGACCTCGCGCTCAGACAGGTGCGTGAAGCTGTCAAAAAAGCAGGCGTCGAGGCCGAGGTGAAACTGCTCAGGTACGAAAAGCCGAGCTGGAAGGGACTCAAATATCCGACGGAAACTTATTTCCCGACATGGATACTCCCGAAGGATCACAAGCTCCTCAAGGCCGCCGAGAAAACATATATCGGGGCGCTGGGGAAAAAAGCGAAAGTGAGCAGGTGGATATTCTCAACGAATGGAATCGCCACAATGGGAATGTTCAAAATACCGACGCTGGGATTCGGGCCGGGCAATGAAAAATACGCGCATTCGGTCAACGATCAGGTGCCGGTGGAGCATCTTGTCAAAGCCGCCGCGTGGTACGCGCTTTTTCCGAAAACATACTGCAAGGGGTTAAAAAGCTGACAGGTCTCAAACCGTCGCTATGGAGGAATATAACATGAAAGAGAAAGAACCGATTTTCAAGGTCAGGTCGGAGTTGAACTATCTGAACAGGCTGAATTTTGACATGTACAGAAAGGATTTTCTTCTGACATGGGAAAAGACTCACGCTGAATTGATCGCGACGCTGAGTATGGCGCAGATAATGCAGCTCCTTTACAGGGATAATGTAGCGATGCGCGCTTTTCAGACGGGCCTCGCCATATCGCAGTTCCGCGATAAATCAACGAGAACGCGTTTCGCTTTCTCATCGGCCTGCAATATGCTGGGCCTTGGCGTTGAGGATGTTGACGACGAGAAAACTCAGGTGGCGCACGGCGAGACCGTCAGGGAAACCGCCAACATGATATCTTTTCTGAGCGAGGTCATAGGCATACGCGACGACATGTACATAGGCCGCGGACACACCTTCATGAAGGAAGTGGCGGGGGCTCTTGACGAGGGTTTCAATGAGAGGGTGCTCAACATGAGGCCGGCCGTCATAAACCTTCAGAGCGACCTCGACCACCCGACTCAGACGATGTCGGACCTCCTGCATCTTCAGAATTATTTCGGCGGCATTAAAAATCTCAAGGGCAAAAAAATAGTGATGAGCTGGGCTTATTCTCCGAGTTATGGCAAACCTCTCTCGGTGCCGCAGGGGATAATAGCCCTGATGACCAGGTTCGGCATGGATGTGACGCTGGCGCACCCCGAGGGTTATGAGCTGATGGATGATATCGTCAATCTGTCGGCGAAACAGGCGAAGCAATCCGGCGGTTCTTTCAAGGTCTCGCACGATATGAAAGCCGCTTTCAAGGGCGCGGATATCGTCTATCCCAAGAGCTGGGCGTCGTTCAGCGTGATGAAGGAAAGGACGAAACTGCTTGAGAAAAACGATTCGGCGGGCCTCAAGGATCTTGAAAAGAAATGCCTCACCGAGAACGCTAAACACAAGGACTGGCTCTGCGATGAAAAAATAATGTCCACCACCAAAAACGGGGAAGCTCTTTATCTCCATTGTCTGCCTGCCGACGTGCAGGGTTTGAACTGCAAGGCCGGAGAGGTGACGCATGGCGTTTTTGAGAAATACCGCATTGAAACATACAGGGAAGCCCGCTATAAACCTTTCGTGATAGCGGCGATGATCATGCTCTGCTGTTTCAGGGATCCCGTGGCCGTGATGGAGGGCTTCTACAGAAACAGCAAGAACCGCGCCGGATGAAAAAATGAACAATGGCGTGAGTATGATAAAAGCGGATATGCTGGAAAAATTCATGAAAGATGTTTTTATCGGTGTCGGCGTTAAAGAGGAAGACGCCGCTCTCTGCGCCGGGGTTCTTATAGCGGCTGATAAACGGGGAATAGATTCCCACGGCATAGCGCGCCTCAAAAACATTTATTATGACAGGATAAAAGAGGGGACGCAGCAAACAAGCGGCGATTTCGAGATACTGAAAGAAAGCCCGACGACGGCTCTTCTTGACGGGAAAGACGGCATGGGACACGCCATATCCAAAAAAGCCATGGATATGGCTCTTAAAAAAGCGAGAGAATACGGCACGGCCATGGTGGCGGTTAAAAACTCCACCCATTACGGCATAGCGGGTTATTATGTCACGCAGGCCGCGGAGTCGGATATGATAGGCATAACAGGTACCAACGCCAGGCCATCGGTCGCTCCGACCTTCGGCGTGGAGAACATGCTCGGCACAAATCCTCTGACGATAGGCCTCCCCACCGACGAGGAATTTCCTTTTGTCATTGACTGCGCCACTTCCATGGCCCAGAGAGGGAAGGTTGAAACATACGGCCGCCTCAACAAAAAACTGCCGGAAGGCTGGGTCATAGGCGATGACGGTTCGTCTAAGACCAATGCTTCCGCCGTGCTGGATGACCTGGTCAGCGGCGCTGCGGCGCTTACGCCTCTGGGCGGAATAGGAGAGGAAACGGCCGGCTACAAGGGCTACGGCTACTGCACAGCGGTAGAGATACTTTCGGCGGCTCTTCAGAGCGGGCCCTTCCTTAAAATGCTTTCGGGAATCAAAGACGGCAAAAAAGTTCCCTATCATCTGGGACATTTTTTTATAGCAATAAACATATCCTCTTTCGTCGAGCCGTCGGTTTTCAGAAAAACATCAGGCGGAATTCTCCGCGCTCTCCGCGCGTCAAAAAAAGCTCCCGGCCAAGACAGGATATACACCGCCGGAGAAAAGGAACATCTCGCATGGCAGGAGCGCAAAAAGACAGGCATCCCCGTCACGGATAAAACCATAGCCGAGATGAGGACGATGCGTGATGAGCTGGGCCTTACCGGCTACAATTTTTAATTAGGGACGGTTCCTGATCGACTGAGGCATAAAGCAGGCTTTGCAATCACAAGAGGGGGGAAGTGGGTATGAAATTCATTAAAGTGATTCCGCTTTTGATAATCGCAGTCAGTATTTGCCGTGGGGGCACATTAAAAGAAGAAGCGCTGCCCCACCATAATTATGTCCTGGTTACCCCCGCGCCGCGCAGGAAGCAGACGGCGAGGCTCGGCAGTATCCGTGATTTTCTTATTAAAAGCCTTGCGTCATCCCGGATCCTGCCGGAAGGTTATCCAAAACCCGGCCGTGCAATAACCCGGCTAAAGGACAAAAAAAATAATGTGACGGAAACTGTCTGCCTGAAAGCGAAGAAAGCCGGACAATCATCATGCGGTATTATTCTTGACGGTAAAGGCAGTTTTATTCAGCTTTCTTTTGTGGATTATCCGGATAGCCGCGCATATCTTTTTGAAATCTATCTCCCTGAACATTATTCAGGCGATAAGGCGTCGTTTTCTGAAATGCAAAAATTTCCCCGTATCGCCGTGCATTATCCCGTGATAAAGAAAGATTATTATGATGGTATCGCGGGAATTCTTGAGAAAGGGCTGATACAGTCCGGCGCCGTAAAAATCGGGATATCTCAACCCGAAAAGAGCGCGCAGGATGATGCGCTAAAAGCCTGTTTTGAAATAAGTCAAATCGTCAAAGAAGTTCCGGGAACGGAAATCAGCTTTAATGATTGTGTTTTCACGGATGATATCGCCGGTTGTGAAAGAACAGGACGCGAAATTATAATTGAAGGGTCATTTAAAACTCTCAACGGCGCGAGGGATCCCGCCAGCCTTCTGCATGAGACGCTGCGTCAGGAGGGCTGGGATGAGATCCTCAGCTATTCCGCCGACGGACCCGACGGTACCTCATTCGCTTTTCAGAAAGGAGCGATTATATGCATTGTTAACGGAGAGTGGGACGGCGGCGCGGATGACGATCCCTCTTATGTGCCGAGCGAGTTTTATAAAGTAACGGCAAAATGCGCCCAACGGCCGTAGGGTGGTGGCCCCGTATCAGCGCTATTTCTTCGGGATGATTCTTTCCGTTATTTCTTCGTTTGTCTTCAGTGAAACGCCTGTGATATCTATGTATATCACCTTCGGCAGAGGGAAAGCGGATTTAGATTCAATATATATCTGACTGACAACGGACTCTTCGCCGTTAATATACATGAGCGCCCGAGCCGTGGTTTCGTCTTCATCTCTCGTTATCACGGCTTTGATCGGGTTTTCAGGGAGGGATTTGACATAGAACCCAACTTCTTCCCTCGTCGTTGTTGTTATTGCTATCCCATAACCTATTTTCTTTTCAATCGCGTTCAAGGGTTCCGTTGTCGTGCCTTTCTTTCCGTATATGGTCCAATAGATATTTACAGGGTCTTTTATGGAGAAGCCCGCTTCATCCAGAGCCGCCTCGTAAATGACCTGATTCTCATTCAGGCTGCGCGTTATTAAAAATAATCGCTGATAGCTGATCTCCCTGGCGCTTTTGTCCGCGGGCGTACTCTTTTTCTCTTTGCAGAAAACAGATACCGTCAGCAGTGACAGCGATAGAAATCCTATAACTAAATTTTTCATAAATTCCTCCCTTTTTTCAATTCCCCTCCGCGGGGATAAAGGAAGGTATAATAAAAGCCCTGTTTAGTCAATATCTCAGCTGATTGCGCGAAGATTTTAATAGACAGCGCATAAATCTTGTGCTAAAATCAACGAGGAAGACTTTGGCGATGGCAGCTATGGAGGTATTGTTATGGTTGAATACAGCGAGTTTAAGGGTAATCAGATGATTGTTTTGAAAAAAGATGAGAACGACCACTTTCCTTTTCAATTCGGCATCAGCAAGGCAAAGAAAATCGTGGAGAATTTTGACGCGATAAAAAGCTGGGTTGAAAAAATGGAAGCTTCAAAACCGGCCAAGCCCGGACAGTCCGACGGAGAAACTGAGCCTCTCGCATAGCAGAAACGCAAAAAGACAGGCATACCCGTCACGGCGAAAACGCTTGACGAGATGAGAACGATGCGTGGGGAGCCGGGTCTGTCCGGTTGCGACTTTTAATGGTGCCGGGCTTTCAGTTATATGGGGAAGAATGTGTCCGTCTGTCTGAAATAGCGTACAATTGACCTTTGGGCGCTTATATAATAAAATTTACGCAGGATTTTGGAAGAGGCAGACAGGAGGGATGAGATATGAATACAGCTGTTGTTTACGGGCGTTTTGAGGATGCCAGGTATAATTTTTATGTTTGGAGCAGGGGGAGCGCTTTCGCGAAACGCCTTGCTCTCGCGGGAGGGATGGCTGTTGTCACCGGGCTTCTGGCCCTGATAAGGATACAGCTCCCCTTTACCCCCGTTCCCGTGACGGGACAGACGATGGGCGTTCTTTTGAGCGGCATCGTCTGCGGGCCAGTTTTCGGTGCTTTGAGCCAGCTCATGTATGTGGGCGCCGGAATAGCGGGCACGCCGTGGTTCGCGGGCGGGGCATCCGGAAGCGCGGCTTATCTTCTCGGGCCGACGGGAGGTTATCTGATAGGTTTCATACTCGCACCCATTGTTTCGGGTTATCTCTCCGACATCTCCGCCGCTAACCGTAAACTCATTCCCCAGTTTGTGATAATGGCGGCCTCTATCGCGGTTATATACCTTTGCGGCGCTATTTATCTTTCGGCGCTGATGAATTACGGTTTTACGGAAACTCTGGCGAAAGGCGTTCTGCCTTTTGTTCCGGGCGGAATAGTGAAAATCATCGGTGCGGGAGCGATAGGCTCGCTCATCCTGCCGAAGAAAGAAAAAACTTGAGCGCGGAGCCGTTTAAAAAATCCGCCGTCACGGTTCTTGTCGGCTCGGCCAATCCCGTGAAGATAGAGTCTGTGCGTGCATCCTTCGCGCTCTATTATAAAAATGTCAGGGTGCTGCCCGTTTCCGTCGAAAGCGGCGTGGGGATACAGCCGGTGGGGGCGGAGACATTCATAGGCGCGGAGAACAGGGCGGACGCTCTTTTCAGGAAGAACAGGAGCAAAAAACTCGGCGCTGATTTTTTCGCGGGCATTGAGGGCGGAATAATAAACCTTCACGGCCGCTGGCTCTCTTTCGGCGGGGTCTGCATCAGGGACAGCGCCGGCAGAAAAGGTTTCGGGAGCTCCGCTATGTTCGAGCTGCCGGGTTCCGTCGTCAAAGAGCTTTTGGCGGGAACCGAACTCGGCGATGTGATGGATAAAATACAGAATGGACATAACACAAAACAGAAACACGGCGCCGTGGGTTTTTTCACGAAGGGCAGGATAGACAGGAAGAAATTTTATGAGAGCGGGATAATCGCGGCGCTCATACCTTTTCTCAACAGGGAGCTGTTCGATGGCCGTGCGTAAAGCGTTTAGAGCGCTGAAATACATCCTGTTTCTGGCAGCGGCCGGTTATTTCGCTTTTATGCTGATGCTGGCTTTTTTTCAGAAAAAGTATATTTATTACCCGTCTAAAGAGATCGTGACGACGCCCGGCCTCAAGGGTATGGAATACGAGGATATATATTTTGACTCATCCGACGGCGTCAGGCTCAACGGCTGGTTTTTTCCGCCGACCGGCGAGCGGGGTGAAATAATCCTTTTTTGCCACGGCAACGCGGATAACATCTCATACTTTATTGAAGATGTCAGGATGTTCACCGAAATCGGCCTTGGCGTTTTTAT
This portion of the Candidatus Omnitrophota bacterium genome encodes:
- a CDS encoding YgeY family selenium metabolism-linked hydrolase, with protein sequence MEVNLLKEAKKEEKNVVKFLRDLVAIPGESCGEEKVIERIRKEMLKTGFDSVRIDGMGNILGKIGRGKHIIAMDAHIDTVGVGDIKQWKWDPYKGKLEKGIIYGRGAVDQLAGMAGMVYGVKLLKKFNLMDDFTLYVVGSVQEEDCDGLCWQYIVKEDKLKPECVIITEPTNLDLYIGQRGRMEIGVTTKGKAAHGSMPDRGINAIYKMSGIIKEIEKLNDRLKKDAFLGKGTVVVSYVTCKTPSMCAVPDECYIQLDRRLTTGETKDLALRQVREAVKKAGVEAEVKLLRYEKPSWKGLKYPTETYFPTWILPKDHKLLKAAEKTYIGALGKKAKVSRWIFSTNGIATMGMFKIPTLGFGPGNEKYAHSVNDQVPVEHLVKAAAWYALFPKTYCKGLKS
- a CDS encoding biotin transporter BioY is translated as MNTAVVYGRFEDARYNFYVWSRGSAFAKRLALAGGMAVVTGLLALIRIQLPFTPVPVTGQTMGVLLSGIVCGPVFGALSQLMYVGAGIAGTPWFAGGASGSAAYLLGPTGGYLIGFILAPIVSGYLSDISAANRKLIPQFVIMAASIAVIYLCGAIYLSALMNYGFTETLAKGVLPFVPGGIVKIIGAGAIGSLILPKKEKT
- a CDS encoding DUF4833 domain-containing protein, whose protein sequence is MKNLVIGFLSLSLLTVSVFCKEKKSTPADKSAREISYQRLFLITRSLNENQVIYEAALDEAGFSIKDPVNIYWTIYGKKGTTTEPLNAIEKKIGYGIAITTTTREEVGFYVKSLPENPIKAVITRDEDETTARALMYINGEESVVSQIYIESKSAFPLPKVIYIDITGVSLKTNEEITERIIPKK
- the yjjX gene encoding inosine/xanthosine triphosphatase — encoded protein: MSAEPFKKSAVTVLVGSANPVKIESVRASFALYYKNVRVLPVSVESGVGIQPVGAETFIGAENRADALFRKNRSKKLGADFFAGIEGGIINLHGRWLSFGGVCIRDSAGRKGFGSSAMFELPGSVVKELLAGTELGDVMDKIQNGHNTKQKHGAVGFFTKGRIDRKKFYESGIIAALIPFLNRELFDGRA
- the ygeW gene encoding knotted carbamoyltransferase YgeW — protein: MKEKEPIFKVRSELNYLNRLNFDMYRKDFLLTWEKTHAELIATLSMAQIMQLLYRDNVAMRAFQTGLAISQFRDKSTRTRFAFSSACNMLGLGVEDVDDEKTQVAHGETVRETANMISFLSEVIGIRDDMYIGRGHTFMKEVAGALDEGFNERVLNMRPAVINLQSDLDHPTQTMSDLLHLQNYFGGIKNLKGKKIVMSWAYSPSYGKPLSVPQGIIALMTRFGMDVTLAHPEGYELMDDIVNLSAKQAKQSGGSFKVSHDMKAAFKGADIVYPKSWASFSVMKERTKLLEKNDSAGLKDLEKKCLTENAKHKDWLCDEKIMSTTKNGEALYLHCLPADVQGLNCKAGEVTHGVFEKYRIETYREARYKPFVIAAMIMLCCFRDPVAVMEGFYRNSKNRAG
- a CDS encoding Ldh family oxidoreductase — encoded protein: MNNGVSMIKADMLEKFMKDVFIGVGVKEEDAALCAGVLIAADKRGIDSHGIARLKNIYYDRIKEGTQQTSGDFEILKESPTTALLDGKDGMGHAISKKAMDMALKKAREYGTAMVAVKNSTHYGIAGYYVTQAAESDMIGITGTNARPSVAPTFGVENMLGTNPLTIGLPTDEEFPFVIDCATSMAQRGKVETYGRLNKKLPEGWVIGDDGSSKTNASAVLDDLVSGAAALTPLGGIGEETAGYKGYGYCTAVEILSAALQSGPFLKMLSGIKDGKKVPYHLGHFFIAINISSFVEPSVFRKTSGGILRALRASKKAPGQDRIYTAGEKEHLAWQERKKTGIPVTDKTIAEMRTMRDELGLTGYNF